The proteins below are encoded in one region of Telopea speciosissima isolate NSW1024214 ecotype Mountain lineage chromosome 10, Tspe_v1, whole genome shotgun sequence:
- the LOC122643494 gene encoding uncharacterized protein LOC122643494, producing the protein MDLTQGSQLVMICERKFEELSRYAPHMVGTKEMKARQFKQGTKSISPMQLKTYAKVVHKSQIYEAMEKNATKDEEVEPKKKFKKSFAAPTTNKGNWKKVHKKKPQLTARSMDQLERNPQGGQANQNAQNRRDTQGNQKPRASRRVFAMTQKDAKASPSVVAGMLKFFGIPAYLCVSTPFGGMIETELVCESCDVEIMDRKLTTYLILLEMKDFDVILGMDWLAACHASVLCFEKRMVMRPVKEPEFKLFEMMIITPP; encoded by the exons ATGGATTTGACTCAAGGAAGCCAATTGGTGATGATATGTGAGAGGAAGTTTGAGGAACTATCTAGGTACGCACCACACATGGTAGGTACTAAGGAGATGAAGGCTCGACAGTTCAAGCAAGGTACTAAGAGTATCTCTCCCATGCAACTGAAGACATATGCTAAAGTGGTCCACAAATCTCAGATTTATGAGGCCATGGAGAAGAATGcaacaaaagatgaagaagttgaaccaaagaaaaagttCAAGAAGAGTTTTGCTGCCCCTACAACAAACAAAGGCAATTGGAAGAAAGTCCACAAGAAGAAGCCCCAATTGACTGCAAGAAGTATG GATCAGCTAGAGCGGAACCCACAAGGAGGTCAAGCCAATCAAAATGCCCAAAATAGGAGAGACACTCAAGGCAACCAGAAGCCAAGAGCCTCTAGAAGGGTTTTCGCAATGACTCAGAAGGATGCAAAGGCATCTCCCTCTGTTGTGGCAG GTATGCTGAAATTTTTTGGAATACCTGCTTAT TTGTGTGTGTCTACACCATTTGGAGGAATGATAGAGACAGAATTAGTTTGTGAATCATGTGATGTAGAGATTATGGATAGAAAATTGACTACATATTTAATTCTGTTAGAAATGAAAGATTTCGATGTCATACTTGGGATGGATTGGCTAGCAGCATGTCATGCTAGTGTTCTCTGTTTTGAGAAGAGGATGGTTATGAGACCTGTGAAGGAACCAGAATTTAAATTGTTTGAGATGATGATAATAACTCCACCGTAA
- the LOC122643495 gene encoding uncharacterized protein LOC122643495: protein MANDSLLPTHWIRDLERIFEVLQCNNADKIRCAMFQFQGDANAWWHSSKENFWATHLNATWAQFTEIFLENYFPRNFHDKKEAEFMSLIQGSRVVLDYQQMFEELFYFVPEHLKLEYVKARRFEKGLKPNIDTTVVLHEYPTYV, encoded by the coding sequence ATGGCTAATGACTCTCTACTTCCAACTCACTGGATCAGGGATCTAGAGAGGATCTTTGAAGTACTCCAATGCAACAATGCGGATAAGATAAGGTGTGCAATGTTCCAATTCCAAGGTGACGCTAATGCTTGGTGGCACTCCTCTAAGGAAAACTTTTGGGCTACACACCTTAATGCTACTTGGGCCCAGTTCACAGAGATTTTCCTTGAGAATTACTTTCCTAGGAACTTTCATGATaagaaagaagctgagttcatgaGCCTGATCCAAGGGTCTAGAGTGGTCCTTGACTACCAACAGATGTTCGAAGAACTCTTCTACTTTGTCCCCGAACACTTGAAGCTTGAGTATGTCAAGGCCAGGAGATTTGAGAAGGGACTGAAGCCCAACATCGACACCACTGTAGTACTGCATGAGTACCCTACTTATGTGTAG
- the LOC122643496 gene encoding uncharacterized mitochondrial protein AtMg00860-like gives MELLNWVFHDVLDKYIIVFIDDILIYSKSEEEDVDHLRLVLQCLRHKQLYAKFSECDLWLHQVAFLGHLVSAKGIKVDPCKVKSVVDWETSKNVADIHSFLGLAGYYRNIIENSSRISAPMT, from the coding sequence ATGGAGTTGCTGAACtgggtattccatgatgtgttggataagtatATCAtcgtcttcattgatgacatcctgatctactccaagagtgaagaggaggaTGTCGACCATCTTCGTTTGGTACTACAATGCTTAAGGCATAAGCAATTGTATGCCAAGTTTAGTGAATGTGACTTATGGCTACATCAAGTAGCATTCCTGGGACACCTTGTCTCTGCCAAGGGtattaaagttgatccttgcaAAGTGAAGTCGGTAGTTGATTGGGAGACATCCAAGAATGTGGCTGATATTCATAGTTTCTTGGGCCTAGCTGGTTACTACAGGAATATCATTGAGAACTCCTCGAGGATTTCGGCCCCGATGACATAA
- the LOC122643497 gene encoding uncharacterized protein LOC122643497, translating to MWIFGERTWNLLPEAKCFSRCHPKGVKRFSKKGKLSLRFIGPYESLTRIGPVAYQLELPPSLEGVHDVFHVSMLQKYVHDLDHVLSQEPPELAAKMSYKEQPEKILDSKIVHLRNWPIYYVKVKWYNHTEEEASWETEVETQAKYPSLFDLQDGAEVYADELFALVIKPNHKIIHGVDCRG from the exons ATGTGGATCTTTGGTGAAAGGACTTGGAATTTACTACCGGAGGCAAAGTGTTTCTCAAGGTGTCACCCAAAAGGGGTGAAGcgattcagcaagaagggcaagctgagtctAAGGTTCATTGGACCTTATGAGAGCCTCACAAGGATTGGGCCGGTGGCATATCAATTGGAACTTCCTCCATCCTTGGAAGGTGTGCATGATGTATTTCACGTATCCATGTTGCAGAAGTACGTTCATGACCTGGACCATGTTCTGTCACAAGAACCACCGGAGCTCGCAGCTAAGATGTCTTACAAGGAGCAACCTGAGAAGATTCTGGACAGCAAGATTGTCCACCTTCGTAATTGGCCTATCTACTATGTGAAAGTAAAGTGGTATAAccacacagaagaagaagcatcttgggagaCTGAAGTGGAGACGCAGGCAAAGTATCCCTCTCTCTTCGACTTACAAG ATGGGGCGGAAGTCTATGCCGATGAGCTGTTCGCCTTGGTCATCAAACCGAACCATAAGATCATTCACGGGGTTGATTGTCGAGGATAG